Proteins co-encoded in one Arthrobacter globiformis genomic window:
- the hrcA gene encoding heat-inducible transcriptional repressor HrcA, producing the protein MSEPRKLEVLRAIVEDYVHSREPVGSKALVERHHLGVSSATIRNDMAALEDEGLITAPHTSAGRIPTDKGYRLFVDQISAVKPLSQAEKRAIQTLLEGSEDLDDVLDRTARLLSQLTNQVAVVQYPHLSRAVVRHIEFVLLAPRKVLIVLIADSGKVDQRVVDAGQDLSDDTLAALRTRFLTGVAGTPVAILPQHLAAVVAGCTPAERPIAMALGKGLEGLAHNSREDRIVLAGTANLARSNVDFPLSIGPVLEALEEQVVMLRLLSDMAQDPRGVAVSIGRENPYDGLAEASVVATGYGPDATAKVGILGPTRMDYPTTMAAVRAVARYLSRILGP; encoded by the coding sequence GTGAGCGAACCACGGAAGCTTGAGGTGCTGCGCGCCATCGTGGAGGACTATGTCCATTCCCGCGAACCTGTCGGCTCCAAGGCCCTGGTGGAACGGCACCACCTGGGCGTTTCCAGCGCCACCATCCGCAACGACATGGCGGCGCTGGAGGACGAGGGCCTCATCACGGCCCCGCACACCAGTGCGGGCAGGATCCCCACGGACAAGGGTTACCGCCTGTTCGTCGACCAGATCTCGGCGGTCAAGCCACTCTCCCAGGCGGAGAAGCGCGCCATCCAGACCCTGCTTGAGGGGTCCGAGGACCTTGACGACGTCCTGGACCGGACTGCCCGGCTCCTGTCCCAGCTGACCAACCAGGTGGCCGTCGTGCAGTACCCGCACCTGAGCCGCGCCGTGGTCCGGCACATCGAATTCGTGCTGTTGGCGCCGCGGAAGGTGCTGATCGTGCTGATCGCCGACTCCGGCAAGGTTGACCAGCGCGTCGTCGACGCCGGACAGGACCTGTCGGACGACACGCTCGCCGCCCTGCGCACCCGGTTCCTGACCGGTGTCGCCGGAACGCCGGTGGCCATCCTGCCCCAGCATCTGGCCGCCGTCGTGGCCGGCTGCACGCCGGCCGAACGCCCCATTGCCATGGCCCTCGGCAAGGGGCTGGAGGGCCTCGCCCACAACAGCCGGGAAGACAGGATCGTCCTGGCCGGAACGGCCAACCTGGCGCGGTCCAACGTGGACTTCCCGCTCAGCATCGGACCAGTGCTGGAGGCCCTCGAGGAGCAGGTGGTGATGCTGCGGCTCCTGAGCGACATGGCGCAGGACCCGCGCGGCGTGGCCGTCAGCATCGGCCGGGAGAACCCCTATGACGGGCTGGCCGAGGCGTCGGTGGTGGCCACCGGCTACGGACCCGATGCCACCGCCAAGGTGGGCATTCTTGGCCCCACCCGGATGGACTATCCCACTACCATGGCCGCCGTGCGCGCGGTGGCCCGCTACCTTTCGAGGATTCTGGGCCCGTGA
- a CDS encoding DUF3097 domain-containing protein, whose protein sequence is MQYQTWGPQEIAAPAKNSLPEVPVERGMVLEDVQSGWVGAVTRVEKSGGMHVVALEDRRGKSRSFKLGFGFLLEGQPIRLMPPAPKAKPAGQGAARTASGSVRVEGQRAQVAKASRIWVEGKHDAELVEKVWGDDLRVEGIVVEPLHGIDDLAAAVASFRPGPGRRLGVLVDHLVPDSKESRIADAVMASPGAAGNVLIVGHPYVDVWQAIRPSVLGIPQWPVVPRGTDWKTGILTAFGWPHETKEDIGLGWQKLLGAVRTYADLEPALLGRVEEVIDFLTVP, encoded by the coding sequence ATGCAGTACCAGACCTGGGGCCCGCAGGAGATCGCAGCGCCCGCCAAGAACAGCCTGCCCGAGGTGCCGGTGGAGCGCGGCATGGTGCTCGAGGACGTCCAGTCCGGCTGGGTGGGCGCAGTAACCCGGGTGGAGAAGTCCGGCGGGATGCACGTGGTGGCGCTCGAAGACCGCCGCGGAAAGTCGCGGTCCTTCAAGCTGGGCTTCGGATTTCTCCTGGAGGGGCAGCCGATCCGCCTGATGCCCCCGGCCCCCAAGGCGAAGCCCGCAGGACAGGGCGCTGCACGGACGGCGTCGGGTTCGGTGCGGGTGGAAGGACAGCGCGCGCAGGTCGCCAAGGCCAGCCGGATCTGGGTTGAAGGCAAGCATGATGCCGAACTCGTGGAAAAAGTCTGGGGCGACGACCTCCGGGTAGAGGGCATCGTCGTCGAACCCCTCCATGGCATTGACGACCTGGCGGCGGCCGTTGCCTCCTTCCGCCCCGGTCCCGGCCGCCGGCTGGGCGTCCTGGTGGACCACCTGGTCCCCGATTCCAAGGAGTCCAGGATCGCCGACGCCGTGATGGCATCCCCCGGCGCCGCCGGGAACGTGCTGATCGTGGGTCACCCCTACGTCGACGTCTGGCAGGCGATCCGGCCGTCGGTACTGGGCATTCCGCAGTGGCCTGTGGTGCCGCGCGGCACGGACTGGAAAACCGGCATCCTGACCGCCTTCGGCTGGCCGCACGAGACGAAGGAAGACATTGGCCTCGGCTGGCAGAAACTCCTCGGCGCCGTGCGCACCTACGCTGACCTTGAGCCCGCCCTGCTGGGCCGGGTGGAAGAGGTCATCGATTTCCTAACAGTTCCGTAG
- a CDS encoding DUF4870 domain-containing protein, translating into MAEDARDRRDTQSGQDLPQYHGVPANALPLTASEDRQWATLAHFGGILGCVPALLIYLIFRDRGPFTAQESKEALNFTLPPTIAAFVANLLVLLPVVGNLFAVLATLIWIALTCFAVSAGVHVNKGQPHRYQYNLRWIK; encoded by the coding sequence GTGGCAGAAGACGCTCGCGACCGCAGGGACACACAGTCCGGCCAGGACCTGCCCCAGTACCATGGGGTTCCGGCCAACGCTCTTCCGCTGACCGCCAGCGAGGACCGGCAGTGGGCCACCCTCGCACACTTCGGTGGCATCCTCGGCTGTGTTCCGGCGCTGCTGATTTACCTGATCTTCCGCGACCGCGGCCCGTTCACCGCGCAGGAGTCCAAGGAAGCCCTCAACTTCACCCTGCCGCCGACCATTGCGGCCTTCGTGGCCAACCTCCTGGTGTTGCTTCCCGTCGTCGGCAATCTGTTCGCTGTGCTGGCCACGCTCATCTGGATTGCGCTGACCTGCTTCGCGGTGTCCGCCGGCGTCCACGTGAACAAGGGCCAGCCGCACCGCTACCAGTACAACCTCCGCTGGATCAAGTAG
- the hemW gene encoding radical SAM family heme chaperone HemW — MPSVLPLGDPAPSDGLLPQQAANGAANRAFGLYVHIPFCAVRCGYCDFNTYTATELGGGASQDAYASTAISEVDFAARVLAESGLPVRKLSTVFFGGGTPTLLPAEDLARILRAAIDTWGIEPGAEVTTEANPDSVTPESLQLLADAGFTRVSFGMQSAVPHVLKVLDRTHTPSRVPLVVQWARDAGLAVSLDLIYGTPGESIEDWRFSLETALSYRPDHISAYALIIEDGTKLAAQIRRGEVPQIDDDDHADKYELADRMISDAGLHWYEVSNWSATPEQACRHNLAYWRGDDWWGIGPGAHSHVGGVRWWNVKHPTAYAGRLGSGVSPAAGRETLDAETRSVEKVMLEARLSSGLETAALSPSGRKAVAGLIADGLVVPEDAFRGSLVLTLKGRLLADAVVRRILPD, encoded by the coding sequence ATGCCTAGCGTTCTTCCTCTGGGTGACCCCGCGCCGTCGGACGGCCTGCTGCCGCAGCAGGCGGCTAACGGTGCAGCCAACCGGGCCTTCGGGCTCTACGTGCACATCCCGTTTTGCGCGGTGCGCTGCGGTTACTGCGACTTCAACACCTACACCGCAACCGAGCTCGGCGGCGGCGCGTCCCAGGACGCCTACGCCTCTACTGCCATCTCGGAGGTGGACTTTGCCGCGCGCGTCTTGGCGGAGTCCGGCTTGCCAGTCCGCAAGCTGAGCACCGTGTTTTTTGGCGGCGGCACGCCCACGCTCCTGCCTGCCGAGGATCTGGCCAGAATCCTCCGTGCCGCCATAGACACGTGGGGGATCGAACCCGGTGCCGAAGTGACCACGGAGGCCAACCCGGATTCCGTCACTCCGGAGTCCCTTCAGCTGCTCGCCGACGCGGGCTTCACACGGGTCTCCTTCGGCATGCAGTCCGCCGTACCCCACGTGCTGAAGGTCCTCGACCGCACCCACACTCCGAGCCGTGTCCCGCTCGTGGTGCAGTGGGCGCGCGACGCTGGACTCGCCGTCAGCCTGGACCTGATCTACGGCACACCCGGCGAGTCAATCGAGGACTGGCGCTTTTCGCTGGAGACCGCACTGTCGTACCGGCCGGACCACATCAGCGCCTACGCGCTGATCATTGAGGACGGCACCAAGCTCGCCGCCCAGATCCGCCGTGGCGAAGTTCCACAAATCGACGACGACGATCACGCCGACAAATACGAACTCGCCGACCGGATGATTTCCGACGCCGGCCTGCACTGGTACGAGGTCAGCAACTGGTCCGCGACGCCGGAGCAGGCGTGCCGCCACAACCTCGCCTACTGGCGCGGGGATGACTGGTGGGGCATCGGCCCGGGCGCGCACTCGCATGTGGGCGGGGTGCGCTGGTGGAACGTCAAGCACCCCACCGCGTATGCCGGCAGGCTCGGCTCAGGCGTCTCGCCGGCGGCCGGACGCGAGACCCTCGACGCGGAAACCCGGAGCGTCGAAAAGGTCATGCTGGAGGCCCGGCTTTCTTCGGGGCTGGAAACCGCTGCCCTCTCGCCGTCCGGAAGGAAGGCCGTGGCCGGCCTGATCGCCGACGGCCTCGTGGTCCCCGAGGACGCCTTCCGGGGCAGCCTGGTCCTCACGCTGAAGGGCCGCCTGCTGGCGGATGCCGTCGTCCGCAGGATCCTGCCGGACTAG
- the lepA gene encoding translation elongation factor 4 has translation MSPMARTAPVPAATDPAIIRNFCIIAHIDHGKSTLADRMLQFTGVVQSRDMKAQYLDRMDIERERGITIKSQAVRMPWELDGVSYALNMIDTPGHVDFTYEVSRSLAACEGAVLLVDAAQGIEAQTLANLYLAMENDLTIIPVLNKIDLPAAQPEKYAAELASLIGGDPEDVLLVSGKTGVGVEALLDKIVRDLPAPVGDPDAPARAMIFDSVYDTYRGVVTYVRVVDGMLHPRERIQMMSTRASHELLEIGVSSPEPIPSKGLGVGEVGYLITGVKDVRQSKVGDTVTNLAKPAAESLSGYADPKPMVFSGLYPLDGTDYPVLRDALDKLKLNDAALIYEPETSAALGFGFRVGFLGLLHLEIVRERLEREFNLDLISTAPNVVYEVTLEDKNVVTVTNPSEFPSGKINEVREPMVAATILAPNEFVGAIMELCQGRRGVMRGMDYLSEDRVELRYWMPLAEIVFDFFDLLKSKTRGYASLDWKADGEQVADLVKVDILLQGEQVDAFSAITHKDKAYAYGVMMTGKLRELIPRQQFEVPIQAAIGSRIIARESIRAIRKDVLAKCYGGDISRKRKLLEKQKEGKKRMKMVGRVEVPQEAFIAALTTDESKDKAKK, from the coding sequence GTGTCTCCCATGGCCCGCACCGCCCCGGTGCCCGCCGCGACAGATCCGGCCATTATTCGGAATTTCTGCATCATCGCGCACATTGACCACGGTAAGTCCACTCTGGCCGACCGCATGCTGCAGTTCACCGGCGTCGTGCAGTCCCGCGACATGAAGGCCCAGTATCTGGACCGCATGGATATCGAGCGGGAACGCGGCATCACCATCAAGTCCCAGGCTGTCCGCATGCCCTGGGAGCTCGATGGCGTGAGCTACGCCCTGAACATGATCGACACGCCGGGCCACGTGGACTTCACCTACGAGGTGTCCCGCTCTCTCGCCGCCTGCGAGGGTGCCGTTCTGCTGGTGGACGCAGCGCAGGGCATCGAGGCCCAGACGCTCGCCAACCTGTATCTGGCCATGGAAAACGACCTCACCATCATCCCGGTCCTGAACAAGATCGACCTGCCGGCCGCCCAGCCGGAGAAGTACGCCGCCGAACTGGCCAGCCTGATTGGCGGCGATCCCGAAGACGTGCTGCTGGTCTCGGGCAAGACCGGCGTGGGTGTCGAAGCACTGCTGGACAAGATCGTGCGCGACCTGCCCGCACCTGTGGGCGACCCCGATGCACCTGCCCGGGCCATGATCTTCGACTCCGTCTACGACACGTACCGCGGCGTGGTCACCTATGTCCGCGTGGTGGACGGCATGCTGCACCCGCGTGAGCGCATCCAGATGATGTCCACCAGGGCCAGCCACGAACTCCTGGAAATCGGCGTCAGTTCCCCGGAGCCCATACCGTCCAAGGGCCTGGGCGTCGGTGAGGTTGGATATCTCATCACCGGTGTGAAGGATGTCCGCCAGTCGAAAGTGGGCGACACCGTCACCAATCTGGCCAAGCCGGCCGCGGAATCGCTGAGCGGCTATGCGGATCCCAAGCCGATGGTGTTCTCGGGTCTCTACCCGCTGGACGGCACCGACTACCCGGTGCTGCGTGACGCGCTGGACAAGCTCAAGCTGAACGATGCTGCCCTGATCTACGAACCGGAAACTTCCGCAGCGCTCGGCTTCGGCTTCCGCGTGGGCTTCCTCGGCCTGCTGCACCTGGAAATCGTCCGTGAGCGCCTCGAACGCGAATTCAACCTGGACCTGATCTCCACGGCACCGAATGTCGTCTACGAGGTCACGCTTGAGGACAAGAACGTGGTCACCGTGACGAACCCCAGCGAGTTCCCCTCCGGGAAGATCAACGAGGTCCGCGAGCCCATGGTGGCCGCGACAATCCTCGCGCCTAACGAGTTCGTCGGTGCCATCATGGAGCTCTGCCAGGGCCGCCGCGGCGTCATGCGCGGCATGGACTACCTGTCCGAGGACCGGGTTGAGCTGCGGTACTGGATGCCGTTGGCCGAAATTGTTTTCGACTTCTTCGACCTGCTCAAGTCCAAGACGCGCGGCTACGCCTCTCTGGACTGGAAGGCCGACGGTGAACAGGTCGCCGACCTGGTCAAGGTGGACATCCTGCTCCAGGGCGAACAGGTGGACGCCTTCAGCGCCATCACCCACAAGGACAAGGCCTACGCCTACGGCGTCATGATGACCGGCAAGCTGCGCGAACTCATCCCGCGCCAGCAGTTCGAGGTACCCATCCAGGCCGCGATCGGCTCCCGGATCATCGCCCGCGAGTCCATCCGCGCCATCCGCAAGGACGTTCTCGCCAAGTGCTACGGCGGTGACATCTCCCGTAAGCGCAAATTGCTGGAAAAGCAGAAGGAAGGCAAGAAGCGCATGAAGATGGTGGGGCGTGTGGAAGTGCCGCAGGAAGCCTTCATCGCAGCCCTGACCACCGACGAATCCAAGGACAAGGCCAAGAAGTAG
- a CDS encoding type II toxin-antitoxin system PemK/MazF family toxin: MALNFFSTGGAVRASLRFLGLLRQPAVRTPVPARGGPGNAPRLRTGVTGSYPGDFTGTATLRYSPSPDGRPDPGEIVWTWVPFEEDHSRGKDRPVLLVGSHGRFLLGLMLTSKDHDGHPRAHLDYVDIGTGPWDRQGRPSEAKLDRVLQIHPADIRREGSVLDRKKFRLVADELRRLHGWK; the protein is encoded by the coding sequence ATGGCATTGAACTTCTTCTCCACCGGCGGCGCCGTCCGCGCATCGCTCCGCTTCCTCGGCCTGCTGAGGCAACCTGCGGTTCGAACTCCGGTGCCCGCCCGGGGCGGGCCCGGAAACGCACCCCGGCTCCGCACCGGCGTAACAGGGAGCTACCCGGGCGACTTCACCGGCACGGCGACGCTGCGGTACTCCCCTTCCCCGGACGGTCGCCCGGACCCCGGCGAGATCGTGTGGACATGGGTTCCCTTCGAAGAGGACCATTCGCGCGGCAAGGACCGGCCGGTCCTCCTTGTTGGCAGCCACGGGCGGTTTCTGCTGGGCCTGATGCTGACCAGCAAGGATCATGACGGCCACCCGCGCGCCCACCTCGATTACGTGGATATCGGCACCGGCCCTTGGGACAGGCAGGGCCGCCCCAGCGAGGCCAAGCTGGACCGCGTCCTGCAGATCCATCCGGCCGACATCCGGCGCGAGGGGTCGGTTCTGGACCGGAAGAAGTTTAGGCTTGTGGCGGACGAGTTACGGCGGCTGCACGGCTGGAAATGA
- the rpsT gene encoding 30S ribosomal protein S20, which translates to MANIKSQKKRILTNEKARLRNNAVKSELKTAIRAVNTAVESSDKEAATTALVSASRKLDKAVSKGVLHKNNAANRKSAISKKVNAL; encoded by the coding sequence GTGGCAAATATCAAGTCCCAGAAGAAGCGCATCCTGACCAACGAGAAGGCTCGCCTGCGCAACAACGCAGTCAAGTCCGAGCTGAAGACGGCCATCCGCGCCGTCAACACCGCCGTTGAGTCCTCCGACAAGGAAGCTGCTACTACTGCGCTCGTTTCTGCCAGCCGTAAGCTGGACAAGGCTGTCAGCAAGGGTGTTCTGCACAAGAACAACGCTGCAAACCGCAAGTCGGCGATCTCCAAGAAGGTCAACGCACTCTAA
- the holA gene encoding DNA polymerase III subunit delta, whose product MAAAQQRPKTPAANSASWRDVTPAAVVLITGPEEYLGIRAMDRVRTQVRAAAPDVEVTKLSAGAYEPGALAMNVSPSLFGESKLIEVDGLEAMNDSFLADALTYLKHVEQDAVLVLRHGGGTRGKKLLDAVRAGGWPTVDCQPLKKDAEKTAFVTAEFKAAGRRITPEAVQSLVNAVGANLSELAAACSQLIADASTGVDADMVDRYYGGRVEATAFKVADAAMAGNGPVALSTLRHALATGADPVPLVAALAAKLRTVAKVAGAKGSAAQIAKQLGMQPWLVEQAQRDVRRWTPEGLARSIQVTAEADAQVKGLSRDPVYAVEHAVTVIAAAARGR is encoded by the coding sequence GTGGCCGCTGCCCAGCAACGACCGAAGACGCCGGCAGCCAATTCGGCGTCCTGGCGGGACGTAACCCCTGCGGCGGTCGTCCTGATCACGGGTCCCGAGGAGTACCTCGGCATCCGGGCAATGGACCGTGTCCGGACACAGGTACGGGCGGCCGCGCCGGACGTGGAGGTTACCAAGCTTAGTGCCGGAGCGTACGAGCCCGGGGCGCTGGCCATGAATGTCAGTCCGTCACTGTTCGGCGAGAGCAAGCTGATCGAGGTCGACGGCCTCGAAGCGATGAACGACTCCTTCCTGGCGGACGCACTAACCTATCTCAAGCACGTGGAACAGGACGCTGTCCTCGTGCTCCGGCACGGCGGCGGAACCCGCGGCAAGAAGCTCCTCGACGCCGTGAGGGCAGGGGGATGGCCGACCGTCGACTGCCAGCCGCTGAAAAAAGATGCGGAAAAGACCGCCTTTGTCACCGCGGAATTCAAGGCCGCCGGCAGACGGATCACGCCGGAGGCAGTGCAGTCCCTGGTCAACGCGGTCGGCGCCAACCTGTCCGAACTGGCGGCGGCGTGCAGCCAGCTCATTGCCGACGCCTCCACTGGCGTTGACGCCGACATGGTCGACCGCTACTACGGCGGTAGGGTCGAAGCAACGGCCTTCAAGGTGGCCGACGCCGCGATGGCAGGTAACGGTCCCGTGGCCCTGTCCACACTCCGTCACGCGCTGGCCACCGGTGCCGACCCGGTGCCGCTGGTCGCGGCCTTGGCGGCGAAGCTACGGACAGTCGCCAAGGTCGCCGGCGCCAAGGGCTCGGCGGCGCAGATCGCCAAGCAGTTGGGCATGCAGCCGTGGCTGGTGGAGCAGGCACAGCGGGACGTCCGGAGGTGGACCCCGGAGGGCCTGGCGCGGTCCATCCAGGTCACGGCCGAAGCCGACGCGCAGGTCAAGGGACTTTCGCGTGATCCTGTCTACGCCGTGGAACACGCCGTGACGGTGATAGCGGCTGCCGCCCGCGGCCGCTAG
- a CDS encoding ComEC/Rec2 family competence protein → MWAATVAGPWLAPATLLIVWGGLAACAGVLLAMVLRRKRAGGHWRRSFLTTLTAALMLAAASTAHSAVSSAQRHDEQVAGLVAGRASVVAELEITGAPRALKTPGPSGRAERWAVGAVARALTSGGQVTHARLPLVIIGGQGWQHAGTGQVFRVTGKLRPPDAGRVEAAILSASSPPVRLEAAQDWQQAPAVLGQRFASEASRLAPDARGLLPGMVTGDTGGLSEELETAMKTVGLTHLTAVSGANCSLILGALLLAARSLRLARIPAAAVALSGLGLFVLMVGPDASVLRASLMGAVALVSLAGGRVGRGLSFLCLAVIALLLVEPELGISFGFLLSVLATLGIIVLGRCIMGWFPASVPRWVAAAIAVPLSAQVLCGPVIVVLQPQFSTYSLLANVLVAPLVAPVTILGTAAAAFLPLAPWLASVLMGAAGFFAGGVAAIARFTAGLPGAAPPWPEGVFGLLTMLLFSAVTLLAVWMAAHPARTVKLVLAAHAGTVRLVDRLPEAKFRRGSPSRRGRLRVCNLNSGRNHQWPLPSNDRRRRQPIRRPGGT, encoded by the coding sequence GTGTGGGCAGCCACCGTCGCCGGGCCATGGCTGGCGCCGGCCACACTCCTGATTGTGTGGGGCGGTCTCGCCGCGTGCGCCGGAGTGCTCCTTGCCATGGTTCTGCGCAGGAAGAGAGCAGGAGGACACTGGCGGCGCAGTTTCCTGACCACCCTGACCGCTGCACTCATGCTTGCCGCGGCATCGACTGCCCATTCGGCAGTGTCGTCGGCCCAGCGCCACGACGAGCAGGTGGCGGGACTGGTCGCCGGGCGGGCATCAGTTGTGGCGGAACTAGAGATCACCGGGGCTCCGCGTGCCCTTAAGACGCCTGGCCCCTCCGGGCGTGCCGAACGCTGGGCAGTGGGGGCAGTGGCTCGGGCATTGACGTCGGGAGGTCAGGTGACGCATGCCCGTCTGCCTCTGGTCATCATTGGCGGGCAGGGGTGGCAGCACGCCGGCACCGGCCAGGTGTTCCGGGTCACCGGAAAGCTCCGGCCCCCGGACGCCGGTCGGGTGGAGGCGGCGATCCTGAGCGCGTCATCACCGCCCGTCAGGCTCGAAGCAGCGCAGGATTGGCAGCAGGCGCCCGCCGTCCTGGGCCAGCGCTTCGCTTCGGAGGCCAGCCGGCTGGCCCCCGATGCGAGGGGTCTCCTCCCGGGCATGGTCACGGGAGATACCGGCGGCCTGAGCGAGGAGCTCGAGACGGCCATGAAAACCGTGGGCCTGACTCACCTGACGGCCGTCTCCGGCGCCAACTGCAGCCTGATACTCGGCGCCCTGCTGTTGGCGGCACGCTCGCTGCGCCTTGCCAGGATCCCGGCTGCGGCCGTCGCTCTCTCCGGCCTCGGCTTGTTCGTCCTCATGGTGGGTCCCGATGCCAGCGTGCTGAGGGCATCGCTGATGGGCGCGGTTGCTCTCGTGTCCCTGGCGGGCGGCCGGGTCGGCCGCGGATTGAGTTTCCTTTGCCTGGCCGTGATTGCCCTGCTGCTCGTGGAGCCCGAACTGGGCATCAGCTTCGGGTTCCTGCTCTCCGTCCTTGCCACCCTGGGGATCATTGTGCTGGGCCGGTGCATCATGGGCTGGTTTCCAGCGAGCGTGCCACGCTGGGTGGCGGCTGCCATCGCCGTACCCCTGTCAGCCCAAGTGCTGTGCGGCCCCGTCATCGTGGTGCTCCAACCACAGTTTTCGACTTACTCGCTGCTTGCCAACGTGCTTGTTGCCCCGCTTGTAGCACCCGTCACCATCCTGGGCACAGCTGCCGCGGCGTTCCTGCCCCTGGCACCTTGGCTGGCGTCTGTACTGATGGGCGCGGCCGGCTTCTTTGCCGGTGGTGTGGCAGCCATCGCCCGGTTCACCGCCGGTCTTCCCGGCGCCGCGCCGCCCTGGCCGGAGGGTGTGTTCGGGTTGCTGACCATGCTGCTGTTCTCGGCTGTAACTTTGCTCGCCGTATGGATGGCCGCCCATCCCGCCCGGACCGTCAAGCTCGTCCTCGCTGCGCACGCCGGCACCGTCCGGCTCGTTGACCGGCTACCGGAGGCCAAGTTCCGCCGCGGCAGCCCCAGCCGCCGTGGGAGACTTAGAGTCTGCAACCTGAACTCCGGGAGGAATCACCAGTGGCCGCTGCCCAGCAACGACCGAAGACGCCGGCAGCCAATTCGGCGTCCTGGCGGGACGTAA
- a CDS encoding ComEA family DNA-binding protein produces the protein MPEHPGDEEPNRQPGGPTGLLEAGTGGGFAYGRQAASAGSAASGEVTEPRFRWRLGIRAAALVGVLSLMAGAMLWWQVAANGPVVLPLSPVTHDAAGKPAASTHDQERSSPDSGTTESSGPDGEGNDADGKDAGGTNIDVPAAGNVVVHVAGAVKKAGVVRLPRGSRVHEVIAAAGGASPEADLDRLNLASLLDDGQKIYVPRRGEAAPADKSAPAGTSGADAAEAEGTAGPAGEASGGKINLNTATAEELAELPKVGPVLAQRIVDWRTQQGPFKSPEELDAVDGVGPKMLEALLPLVTV, from the coding sequence ATGCCGGAACATCCTGGCGATGAAGAGCCCAACCGGCAGCCGGGCGGCCCCACGGGACTGCTGGAGGCGGGAACGGGGGGCGGCTTCGCCTACGGCCGGCAGGCCGCTTCCGCCGGGTCTGCGGCGTCTGGCGAAGTGACCGAACCGCGGTTCCGCTGGCGCCTCGGCATCCGTGCCGCGGCACTGGTGGGCGTGCTGTCGCTGATGGCCGGAGCCATGCTCTGGTGGCAGGTGGCTGCCAACGGTCCTGTTGTCCTTCCGCTCAGCCCGGTGACCCACGACGCCGCGGGAAAACCGGCCGCCAGTACTCATGACCAGGAGAGGAGTAGCCCGGACAGCGGCACCACGGAAAGCAGTGGGCCGGACGGAGAGGGGAACGACGCTGACGGGAAAGACGCTGGCGGAACGAACATTGACGTGCCGGCGGCCGGGAACGTCGTGGTGCACGTCGCCGGAGCGGTGAAGAAGGCCGGAGTGGTCCGGCTTCCAAGGGGAAGCCGGGTACATGAGGTCATCGCTGCCGCCGGGGGAGCCAGCCCGGAGGCCGACCTCGACCGGCTCAATCTCGCCTCCCTGCTGGATGACGGCCAGAAAATCTACGTACCGCGCCGCGGCGAGGCAGCACCAGCTGACAAATCCGCCCCAGCCGGCACATCAGGAGCAGACGCCGCCGAAGCCGAAGGAACCGCTGGGCCCGCAGGCGAGGCCAGCGGAGGCAAGATCAACCTCAATACCGCCACCGCGGAAGAACTCGCTGAGCTGCCGAAGGTTGGCCCCGTATTGGCCCAGCGCATCGTCGACTGGCGCACGCAGCAAGGCCCTTTCAAGTCCCCTGAGGAACTGGACGCCGTCGACGGAGTCGGCCCCAAAATGCTGGAAGCGCTGCTTCCCCTGGTGACCGTCTGA